One Pseudomonas lalucatii genomic window carries:
- the pyk gene encoding pyruvate kinase, whose translation MQRRTKIVATLGPATQSPEAIEGLVLAGVDVVRLNFSHGSAEEHVARADLVREMARKHGRFVAVLADLQGPKIRIARFAAGKVQLRKGQVFVLDAGLDKHAGDENAVGIDYEALISDSRPDDILLLDDGRIELKVLRVEGGKLFCEVLVGGPLSNNKGINRKGGGLSASALTEKDCADIHTAAAMQVDYLAVSFPRDAADMQQARRLLREAGGEAGLIAKIERAETVGDPRVLDAIIEASEGVMVARGDLGVEIGDAELVAVQKLIIERARTLNRIVITATQMMESMITQSMPTRAEVFDVANAVLDGTDAVMLSAETAAGAYPIETVEAMRRVIVGAEKHPQTHRSKHRMDEVFHKIDESIAMAAMYAANHLHGVKAIICMTESGDTPRLMSRIRSHLPIYAFSRNPRTQNRVTLFRGVQTIPFDCDSFPVDEVNARAVDELVRRGVVEAGDHLLISRGDYANAQGGTNCLRVVRVGDAIC comes from the coding sequence ATGCAGCGAAGAACGAAAATTGTCGCCACCCTGGGGCCGGCCACGCAGTCGCCCGAGGCCATCGAGGGCCTGGTGCTGGCCGGGGTCGATGTGGTGCGCCTGAACTTCTCCCATGGCAGCGCCGAGGAGCACGTCGCTCGCGCCGATCTGGTGCGCGAGATGGCGCGCAAGCACGGTCGCTTCGTCGCCGTGCTGGCCGACCTGCAGGGGCCGAAGATCCGCATAGCCCGTTTCGCCGCGGGCAAGGTGCAGCTGCGCAAGGGCCAGGTCTTCGTGCTCGATGCCGGGCTGGACAAGCATGCCGGCGACGAGAACGCCGTCGGCATCGATTACGAGGCGCTGATCAGCGACAGCCGCCCGGACGACATCCTGCTGTTGGACGACGGACGGATCGAACTCAAGGTGCTGCGGGTCGAGGGCGGCAAGCTGTTCTGCGAGGTGCTGGTCGGCGGCCCGCTGTCCAACAACAAGGGCATCAACCGCAAGGGCGGCGGTCTCTCGGCCTCGGCCCTGACCGAGAAGGATTGCGCCGACATCCACACTGCCGCCGCCATGCAGGTCGACTACCTGGCGGTGTCCTTCCCGCGCGATGCCGCCGATATGCAGCAGGCCCGCCGCCTGTTGCGCGAGGCCGGCGGCGAGGCCGGCCTGATCGCCAAGATCGAGCGCGCCGAGACGGTCGGTGATCCGCGCGTGCTGGATGCCATCATCGAGGCCTCCGAGGGCGTGATGGTGGCGCGCGGCGACCTGGGCGTGGAGATCGGCGACGCCGAGCTGGTGGCGGTGCAGAAGCTGATCATCGAGCGTGCCCGGACCCTGAATCGCATCGTGATCACCGCCACGCAGATGATGGAGTCGATGATCACCCAGTCGATGCCGACCCGCGCCGAGGTGTTCGACGTGGCCAACGCGGTACTCGACGGCACCGACGCGGTGATGCTCTCGGCCGAGACCGCCGCCGGCGCCTACCCGATCGAAACGGTCGAGGCCATGCGTCGGGTCATAGTCGGAGCGGAGAAGCACCCGCAGACCCATCGCTCCAAGCACCGTATGGACGAGGTGTTCCACAAGATCGACGAGTCGATCGCCATGGCCGCCATGTACGCGGCCAACCACCTGCACGGGGTCAAGGCGATCATCTGCATGACCGAGAGCGGCGACACGCCGCGGCTGATGTCGCGGATTCGCTCGCACCTGCCGATCTACGCCTTCTCGCGCAACCCGCGCACGCAGAACCGCGTGACCCTGTTCCGCGGCGTGCAGACCATTCCGTTCGATTGCGACAGCTTTCCGGTGGACGAGGTCAATGCCCGTGCCGTCGACGAGCTGGTGCGCCGTGGCGTGGTGGAGGCGGGTGATCACCTGCTGATCTCGCGCGGTGATTACGCCAATGCCCAGGGCGGCACCAACTGCCTGCGGGTGGTCCGCGTGGGCGACGCAATTTGCTGA
- a CDS encoding D-hexose-6-phosphate mutarotase yields MSSHRPLPGTPQGVSATQPGGAAGHPLAELFPSAGGPALRWVTHQGRELLLVEHPRCRAVFSRQGAQLLHFQPSGDRPWLWCASRWQPHGPIRGGVPICWPWFGRHPTESGWPSHGWARLSDWQLVSGEVHGQGVSLRWRLELCDWQVTLEAELGERMALRLVTRHADSEPCRLSHALHAYWRVGDVARVALLGLEGAPGYDLLSRGDCLQQGGLRIEGGCHRIFRRAGELQLLDLEWQRRLLLDTAGGANTVVWHPGSRPLTDVGWNEALGFLCVEAASCGPDSLSLQAGEQGVLRLHARRG; encoded by the coding sequence ATGTCGTCGCATAGGCCGCTACCCGGTACGCCGCAGGGCGTATCGGCGACTCAGCCAGGGGGTGCCGCGGGGCATCCCCTGGCTGAGTTGTTTCCGTCTGCCGGAGGGCCGGCGCTGCGCTGGGTGACGCACCAGGGGCGTGAGTTGCTGTTGGTCGAGCACCCTCGTTGCCGTGCGGTGTTCAGTCGCCAGGGTGCGCAGTTGCTGCATTTCCAGCCCAGCGGCGACAGGCCCTGGCTGTGGTGTGCCAGTCGCTGGCAGCCCCATGGCCCCATTCGCGGCGGCGTGCCGATCTGTTGGCCCTGGTTCGGCCGGCATCCCACCGAGAGCGGCTGGCCGTCCCATGGCTGGGCGCGTCTGAGCGATTGGCAGCTGGTGTCCGGCGAGGTGCACGGGCAGGGCGTGAGCCTGCGCTGGCGGCTGGAGCTGTGCGACTGGCAGGTGACCCTGGAGGCCGAGCTGGGCGAGCGGATGGCGTTGCGCCTGGTGACCCGGCACGCCGACAGTGAGCCCTGCCGGCTGAGTCACGCTCTGCATGCCTATTGGCGGGTCGGCGATGTGGCGCGGGTGGCGCTGCTCGGCCTGGAAGGCGCCCCGGGCTACGACCTGCTCAGTCGTGGCGACTGCCTGCAGCAGGGCGGGCTGCGTATCGAGGGCGGCTGCCACCGGATCTTCCGGCGCGCCGGTGAGCTGCAGCTGCTGGATCTGGAGTGGCAGCGGCGTCTGCTGCTGGATACCGCTGGTGGCGCCAACACTGTGGTCTGGCATCCCGGCAGTCGGCCGCTGACCGATGTCGGCTGGAACGAGGCGCTGGGTTTCCTCTGTGTCGAGGCGGCCAGCTGCGGCCCCGATAGCCTGAGCCTGCAGGCCGGCGAGCAAGGGGTGTTGCGCCTGCATGCGCGGCGGGGCTGA
- a CDS encoding maltoporin — protein MRAVKSVGLAITLGYLAMPGAAHALEFTGYLRSGAGSSDGDRKSCFQLPGAQSKFRLGNECEQYAELDLRQDLLSLDDGSVVSVEAMAQLFNEYGHTPEFTGDHGFSRMNQLYAEWSKVPALGGGSLWAGRRFYKRNDIHISDFFYWNQSATGAGIEDYELGGLKYSYAFSRKDSVFQKEYINRHDFNVAGFASNPGGELEFGLSFIDKPRHIEGAHSGWSITAQHKQQDFLGLGGKNTFALQYGPGPGTALGSTGDVMLDDSAKRYRLVEFFDWQATARLGGQFLVVYQKDERANQDDENWLSVGGRTSYAFTEQFKLVGELGHDQVDASGGTRKLTKFTVAPTWSPSGPGFWARPELRLYYTYASWNQAAQDAASQMAAGSALSDSGAFGSARHGSNFGAQVEYWW, from the coding sequence ATGAGAGCAGTAAAGAGTGTCGGCCTGGCGATTACCCTGGGCTATCTGGCGATGCCCGGGGCGGCGCATGCCCTGGAGTTCACCGGCTACCTGCGCAGTGGCGCCGGCAGCTCCGACGGCGATCGCAAGTCGTGCTTCCAGTTGCCGGGGGCGCAGTCGAAGTTCCGCCTCGGCAACGAGTGCGAGCAGTACGCCGAACTGGACCTGCGCCAGGACCTGCTGAGCCTGGACGACGGCTCGGTGGTCAGCGTCGAAGCCATGGCGCAACTGTTCAACGAATACGGTCATACCCCGGAGTTCACCGGCGACCACGGCTTCTCGCGGATGAATCAGCTGTACGCCGAGTGGAGCAAGGTGCCGGCGCTGGGTGGTGGCTCGCTGTGGGCCGGGCGACGTTTCTACAAGCGCAACGACATCCATATTTCCGACTTCTTCTACTGGAACCAGAGCGCCACCGGCGCCGGTATCGAGGACTACGAGTTGGGCGGCCTGAAGTACAGCTATGCCTTCTCGCGCAAGGACAGCGTGTTCCAGAAGGAGTACATCAACCGCCACGACTTCAACGTCGCCGGTTTCGCCAGCAATCCGGGGGGCGAACTGGAGTTCGGTCTGAGCTTCATCGACAAGCCGCGGCATATCGAGGGCGCCCACAGCGGTTGGTCGATCACCGCCCAGCACAAGCAGCAGGACTTCCTCGGTCTCGGCGGCAAGAATACCTTCGCCCTGCAGTACGGCCCGGGCCCGGGCACGGCCCTGGGCTCCACCGGCGACGTGATGCTGGATGACAGTGCCAAGCGCTATCGCCTGGTGGAGTTCTTCGACTGGCAGGCCACTGCGCGCCTGGGTGGGCAGTTCCTGGTGGTCTACCAGAAGGACGAGCGGGCCAATCAGGACGACGAGAACTGGCTGTCGGTCGGTGGGCGTACCAGTTACGCCTTCACCGAGCAGTTCAAGTTGGTCGGCGAGCTTGGTCATGACCAGGTCGATGCCAGTGGCGGTACGCGCAAGCTGACCAAATTCACCGTGGCGCCGACCTGGTCACCGTCCGGTCCCGGTTTCTGGGCGCGTCCGGAGCTGCGCCTGTACTACACCTACGCCAGCTGGAACCAGGCGGCGCAGGATGCCGCCAGTCAGATGGCCGCCGGCTCGGCGCTGTCCGACAGCGGCGCGTTCGGTAGCGCCCGGCATGGCTCCAACTTCGGCGCCCAGGTCGAGTACTGGTGGTGA
- a CDS encoding ABC transporter ATP-binding protein produces MATLELRNVNKSYGSGLADTLKNIELSIDSGEFLILVGPSGCGKSTLMNCIAGLEDVSGGAILVDGDDISGKSPKDRDIAMVFQSYALYPTMTVRDNIAFGLKIRKMDPAAIEQEVERVAKLLQIEHLLGRKPGQLSGGQQQRVAMGRALARRPKIYLFDEPLSNLDAKLRVEMRTEIKLMHQRLKTTTVYVTHDQIEAMTLGDKVAVMKDGIIQQFGTPQQIYSDPANLFVASFIGSPPMNFIPLRLQRRDGQVWALLDSGQARCELPLGAMEEGLEQREVILGIRPELIQLAQAGDSPQPTLRAEVEVTEPTGPDTLVFVSLNQTKVCCRLAPDQAPPVGATLELQFDPDRVLLFDAASGERLLPGKARAAEQAAKVARLKVH; encoded by the coding sequence ATGGCAACCCTCGAACTGCGCAACGTCAACAAGTCCTACGGCAGCGGCCTGGCGGACACCCTGAAGAACATCGAACTGTCCATCGATTCGGGCGAGTTCCTGATCCTGGTCGGCCCCTCCGGCTGCGGCAAGTCGACCCTGATGAACTGCATCGCCGGCCTGGAGGACGTCAGCGGCGGGGCGATCCTGGTGGACGGCGACGACATCAGCGGCAAGAGCCCCAAGGACCGCGACATCGCCATGGTGTTCCAGTCCTACGCGCTGTACCCGACCATGACGGTGCGCGACAACATCGCCTTCGGCCTGAAGATCCGCAAGATGGACCCGGCGGCGATCGAGCAGGAGGTCGAGCGGGTGGCCAAGCTGCTGCAGATCGAACACCTGCTGGGCCGCAAGCCTGGCCAGCTCTCCGGTGGCCAGCAGCAGCGCGTGGCCATGGGCCGGGCCCTGGCGCGGCGGCCGAAGATCTACCTGTTCGACGAGCCGCTGTCCAACCTCGACGCCAAGTTGCGGGTGGAGATGCGCACCGAGATCAAGCTGATGCACCAGCGCCTGAAGACCACCACGGTCTACGTCACCCACGACCAGATCGAGGCCATGACCCTGGGCGACAAGGTGGCGGTGATGAAGGACGGCATCATCCAGCAGTTCGGCACCCCGCAGCAGATCTACAGCGACCCGGCCAACCTGTTCGTGGCGAGCTTCATCGGTTCGCCGCCGATGAACTTCATTCCCCTGCGCCTGCAGCGCCGCGATGGCCAGGTCTGGGCCCTGCTCGACAGCGGCCAGGCGCGCTGCGAGCTGCCCCTGGGGGCGATGGAGGAGGGCCTGGAGCAGCGCGAGGTGATTCTCGGCATCCGTCCTGAGCTGATCCAGCTGGCCCAGGCCGGCGATTCGCCGCAGCCGACCCTGCGCGCCGAGGTCGAGGTCACCGAGCCGACCGGCCCGGACACCCTGGTGTTCGTCAGCCTCAACCAGACCAAGGTGTGCTGTCGCCTGGCGCCGGATCAGGCGCCCCCGGTCGGCGCGACCCTGGAGCTGCAGTTCGACCCGGACAGGGTGCTGCTGTTCGACGCCGCGAGCGGCGAGCGCCTGCTGCCGGGCAAGGCCCGCGCCGCCGAGCAGGCGGCCAAGGTGGCTCGGCTCAAGGTCCATTGA
- a CDS encoding carbohydrate ABC transporter permease — translation MTKRALTPGRVAIYATLLVACAVYLIPLLIMLLTSFKTPDDIRTGNLLSWPELFTAIGWLKAWDSVGGFFWNSVKITVPAVLISTLLGALNGYVLAMWRFRGSQLFFGLLLFGCFLPFQVVLLPASFTLGQLGLANTTGGLVLIHVVYGLAFTTLFFRNYYVSIPDALVRAARLDGAGFFTIFGKILLPMSVPIIMVCLIWQFTQIWNDFLFGVVFASGDTQPITVALNNLVNTSTGVKEYNVDMAAAMIAGLPTLVVYVLAGKYFLRGLTAGAVKG, via the coding sequence ATGACTAAGCGTGCTCTGACCCCGGGCCGCGTGGCGATCTACGCGACCCTGCTGGTGGCCTGCGCGGTCTACCTGATCCCGCTGCTGATCATGCTGCTCACCAGCTTCAAGACCCCGGACGACATCCGCACCGGCAACCTGCTGTCCTGGCCCGAGCTGTTCACCGCCATCGGCTGGCTGAAGGCCTGGGACAGTGTCGGCGGCTTCTTCTGGAACTCGGTGAAGATCACCGTGCCGGCGGTACTGATCTCGACCCTGCTCGGTGCCCTCAACGGCTACGTCCTGGCGATGTGGCGCTTCCGCGGCTCGCAGCTGTTCTTCGGCCTGCTGCTGTTCGGCTGCTTCCTGCCGTTCCAGGTGGTGCTGCTGCCGGCCTCCTTCACCCTCGGCCAGCTCGGCCTGGCCAACACCACCGGCGGTCTGGTGCTGATCCACGTGGTCTACGGCCTGGCCTTCACCACGCTGTTCTTCCGCAACTACTACGTGAGCATCCCCGATGCCCTGGTGCGCGCGGCGCGCCTGGACGGCGCGGGCTTCTTCACCATCTTCGGCAAGATCCTGCTGCCGATGTCGGTGCCGATCATCATGGTCTGCCTGATCTGGCAGTTCACCCAGATCTGGAACGACTTCCTGTTCGGCGTGGTGTTCGCCAGCGGCGACACCCAGCCCATCACCGTGGCGCTGAACAACCTGGTCAACACCAGCACCGGGGTCAAGGAATACAACGTCGACATGGCCGCGGCGATGATCGCCGGCCTGCCCACCCTGGTGGTCTACGTGCTGGCCGGCAAGTATTTCCTGCGTGGGCTCACCGCCGGCGCGGTTAAAGGTTAG
- a CDS encoding carbohydrate ABC transporter permease has protein sequence MSSIAVFTKASRQDAVQRWLPKLVLSPSMLIITVGFYGYILWTLLLSFTNSRFMPSYKWVGLEQYQRLLDNDRWWVASKNLMVFGGLFITISLVLGVLLAVLLDQRIRREGFIRTIFLYPMALSMIVTGTAWKWLLNPGLGLDKLLRDWGWEGVRFDWLVDPQYVVYCLVMAAVWQASGFVMALFLAGLRGVDQSIIRAAQVDGASLPAIYLRIVLPSLGPVFFSALMILAHIAIKSFDLVASMTAGGPGYSSDLPAMFMYAHTFTRGQMGLGAASAILMLGAVLAILVPYLYSELRNKRHD, from the coding sequence ATGAGCTCAATCGCAGTCTTTACCAAGGCATCAAGGCAGGACGCAGTGCAGCGCTGGCTGCCGAAGCTGGTGCTGTCGCCGAGCATGCTGATCATTACGGTCGGCTTCTACGGCTACATCCTGTGGACCCTGCTGCTGTCGTTCACCAACTCGCGCTTCATGCCCAGCTACAAGTGGGTCGGCCTGGAGCAGTACCAGCGCCTGCTGGACAACGACCGCTGGTGGGTGGCGAGCAAGAACCTGATGGTTTTCGGCGGCCTGTTCATCACCATCAGCCTAGTGCTGGGCGTGCTGCTGGCGGTGCTGCTGGATCAGCGCATCCGCCGCGAAGGGTTCATCCGCACCATCTTCCTCTACCCCATGGCGCTGTCGATGATCGTCACCGGCACCGCCTGGAAGTGGCTGCTCAATCCCGGCCTGGGCCTGGACAAGCTGCTGCGCGACTGGGGCTGGGAAGGCGTTCGTTTCGACTGGCTGGTGGACCCGCAGTACGTGGTGTACTGCCTGGTGATGGCCGCCGTGTGGCAGGCCTCCGGCTTCGTCATGGCGCTGTTCCTCGCCGGCCTGCGCGGCGTCGACCAGTCGATCATCCGCGCCGCCCAGGTGGACGGCGCCAGCCTGCCGGCCATCTACCTGCGCATCGTCCTGCCGAGCCTGGGGCCGGTGTTCTTCAGCGCCCTGATGATCCTCGCCCACATCGCAATCAAGAGTTTCGATCTGGTCGCCTCGATGACCGCCGGCGGCCCGGGCTACTCCTCCGACCTGCCGGCGATGTTCATGTACGCCCACACCTTCACCCGCGGCCAGATGGGCCTCGGCGCCGCCAGCGCGATCCTGATGCTCGGCGCGGTGCTGGCGATCCTGGTGCCGTACCTGTACTCCGAACTGAGGAACAAGCGCCATGACTAA
- a CDS encoding ABC transporter substrate-binding protein → MNAFSRLTTAVSLAYLLPLAAHAGEVEVLHWWTSGGEKRAADTLQKLVEEKGHSWKDFAVAGGGGEAAMTVLKTRAVSGNPPAAAQIKGPDIQEWGELGLLTELNGVAERQGWDRLLPAQVANVMKYEGDYVAVPVNVHRVNWLWINPEVFAQAGATPPTTLEEFFAAAEKLKAAGFIPLAHGGQPWQDSTVFEDLVFSVLGAEGFHKAFVEQDEATLTGPKMVEAFAALKRLRGYIDANAAGRDWNAATGLVINGKAGMQVMGDWAKSEWSAAGKVAGKDYQCLPFPGTQGSFAYNIDSLAMFKLGDADNRKAQADLAETVMSPQFQEFFNLNKGSIPVRLDQDMSGFDACAQASMADFKEAAGNGGLQPSLAHGMAASSYVQGAVFDVVTNFFNDPQGDPQRAAQQLAAAIKAVQ, encoded by the coding sequence ATGAATGCGTTCTCCCGCCTGACAACTGCCGTTTCCCTCGCCTACCTGCTGCCGCTGGCGGCCCATGCCGGTGAAGTCGAAGTGCTGCACTGGTGGACCTCCGGCGGCGAGAAGCGCGCTGCCGATACCCTGCAGAAACTGGTCGAGGAAAAAGGCCACAGCTGGAAGGACTTCGCCGTCGCCGGCGGCGGTGGCGAGGCGGCCATGACCGTGCTGAAGACCCGCGCCGTCTCCGGCAACCCGCCGGCCGCCGCGCAGATCAAGGGGCCGGACATCCAGGAGTGGGGCGAGCTGGGCCTGCTGACCGAGCTCAACGGCGTCGCCGAGCGGCAGGGCTGGGATCGGCTGCTGCCGGCGCAGGTGGCCAACGTGATGAAGTACGAGGGCGATTACGTGGCCGTGCCGGTCAACGTGCACCGGGTCAACTGGCTGTGGATCAACCCCGAAGTCTTCGCCCAGGCCGGTGCCACGCCGCCGACCACCCTCGAGGAGTTCTTCGCCGCCGCTGAGAAGCTCAAGGCCGCCGGCTTCATTCCCCTGGCCCACGGCGGCCAGCCCTGGCAGGACAGCACCGTGTTCGAGGACCTGGTGTTCAGCGTCCTGGGCGCCGAGGGCTTCCACAAGGCCTTCGTCGAGCAGGACGAGGCGACCCTCACCGGGCCGAAGATGGTCGAGGCCTTCGCCGCCCTGAAGCGGCTACGCGGCTACATCGACGCCAACGCCGCCGGCCGCGACTGGAACGCCGCCACCGGCCTGGTGATCAACGGCAAGGCCGGCATGCAGGTGATGGGCGACTGGGCCAAGAGCGAGTGGAGCGCCGCCGGCAAGGTGGCGGGCAAGGACTATCAGTGCCTGCCGTTCCCTGGCACCCAGGGCAGCTTCGCCTACAACATCGATTCGCTGGCCATGTTCAAGCTCGGCGACGCCGACAACCGCAAGGCGCAGGCCGATCTGGCCGAGACCGTCATGTCGCCGCAGTTCCAGGAGTTCTTCAACCTCAACAAGGGCTCGATCCCGGTGCGCCTGGACCAGGACATGAGCGGCTTCGACGCCTGCGCCCAGGCCTCCATGGCCGACTTCAAGGAGGCGGCCGGCAACGGCGGCCTGCAGCCGAGCCTGGCCCACGGCATGGCCGCTTCCAGCTACGTGCAGGGCGCGGTGTTCGACGTGGTGACCAACTTCTTCAACGACCCGCAAGGCGATCCGCAGCGCGCCGCGCAGCAACTGGCCGCCGCGATCAAGGCTGTGCAGTAG
- a CDS encoding nitroreductase family protein encodes MSDFIKQIIESRVSTGRYDTSRDLSDEQVSELVRLAARAPSAYNLQNWKFIAVRSAEAKARLHGAAYGQQQVLDAPVTYIVCGTLEAHEGLARALQPSVAAGILDQALVEGWVAAATGSHRGNPQLQRDEALRSASLAAMTLMLAAEGMGLATGPMSGFDAAAVAREFDLAANELPVILVTAGYPARGNWPQKPRKPLPEVMAFA; translated from the coding sequence ATGTCCGACTTCATCAAGCAGATCATCGAGTCCCGCGTATCGACCGGTCGCTACGACACCAGTCGCGACCTGTCGGACGAACAGGTCAGCGAGCTGGTGCGCCTGGCCGCCCGCGCACCATCGGCCTACAACCTGCAGAACTGGAAGTTCATCGCCGTGCGCAGCGCCGAGGCCAAGGCGCGCCTGCACGGGGCGGCCTACGGCCAGCAGCAGGTGCTCGATGCCCCGGTCACCTACATCGTCTGCGGCACCCTGGAGGCCCATGAGGGGCTCGCGCGGGCGCTGCAGCCCTCGGTCGCGGCCGGCATCCTGGATCAGGCGCTGGTCGAGGGCTGGGTCGCCGCGGCCACCGGCTCGCACCGGGGCAACCCGCAGCTGCAGCGTGACGAGGCGTTGCGTTCGGCCTCCCTGGCGGCCATGACCCTGATGTTGGCCGCCGAGGGCATGGGTCTGGCAACCGGGCCCATGAGCGGCTTCGATGCCGCGGCGGTGGCGCGCGAGTTCGACCTGGCGGCCAATGAGCTTCCGGTGATCCTGGTCACCGCCGGCTACCCGGCCCGGGGCAACTGGCCGCAGAAGCCGCGCAAACCGTTGCCCGAGGTCATGGCGTTCGCCTGA
- a CDS encoding EamA family transporter, with product MSSKQAPLPWVDVLITALAPAIWGSTYIVTTELLPPDRPFTAALLRCLPAGLLLVLYSRHWPGRAAWFRLAVLAALNIGFFQALLFVAAYRLPGGLAAVVGALQPLLVMGLVWGLDSRRPANLALGAGALGVAGMAALLLAPGAVWDSLGIAAAFVGTACMAAGTYLARRWRPQVPLLAFTGWQLLLGGLLLAPVAWRLDPPLPSLSLSQCLAYAYLSLFGALLAYALWFRGIARLTPVAVSSLGLLSPLTAVVLGWALLGQSLTGLSLLGLLAVLGSILAVQWASAAPAPLPPAAPAAQLQR from the coding sequence ATGAGCAGCAAGCAAGCACCCCTGCCCTGGGTCGATGTGCTGATCACCGCCCTGGCACCGGCCATCTGGGGCTCGACCTATATCGTCACCACCGAGTTGTTGCCGCCGGACCGGCCCTTCACCGCCGCGCTGCTGCGCTGCCTGCCTGCCGGCTTGTTGCTGGTGCTGTACAGCCGGCACTGGCCCGGCCGTGCGGCCTGGTTTCGCCTGGCCGTGCTCGCGGCGCTGAACATCGGCTTCTTCCAGGCCCTGCTGTTCGTCGCCGCCTACCGCCTGCCCGGCGGCCTGGCGGCCGTAGTCGGTGCTTTGCAGCCGCTGCTGGTGATGGGCCTGGTGTGGGGGCTGGACAGTCGCCGGCCGGCCAACCTGGCCCTGGGCGCTGGCGCGCTGGGGGTGGCCGGCATGGCCGCGCTGCTACTGGCGCCGGGGGCCGTGTGGGATTCGCTCGGCATTGCCGCGGCCTTCGTCGGCACCGCCTGCATGGCGGCCGGGACCTACCTGGCGCGGCGCTGGCGCCCGCAGGTGCCGCTGCTGGCCTTCACCGGCTGGCAGTTGCTGCTCGGCGGGCTGCTGCTGGCGCCGGTGGCCTGGCGTCTCGACCCGCCGTTGCCGAGCTTGAGCCTCAGCCAGTGTCTGGCCTATGCCTACCTGTCGTTGTTCGGCGCGCTGCTGGCCTATGCCCTGTGGTTTCGCGGCATCGCCCGGCTGACGCCGGTCGCGGTGTCCTCGCTGGGCCTGCTCAGCCCCCTGACCGCGGTGGTCCTCGGCTGGGCGCTGCTCGGCCAGAGCCTGACCGGCCTGTCGCTGCTGGGCCTGCTGGCGGTGCTCGGCAGCATCCTGGCGGTGCAGTGGGCTTCAGCGGCGCCGGCTCCGCTACCGCCCGCGGCGCCGGCCGCACAACTGCAGCGCTGA
- a CDS encoding MarR family winged helix-turn-helix transcriptional regulator, which yields MSTDRRADAVDAILAQWRRERPDLQLGPMGSIGRLKRCATLLGRRLDETFATFGLSAWEFDVLATLRRSGAPYCLAPTELFATLMVTSGTMTHRLKSLEASGWVQREANPADARSLLVRLTDDGKALIDRAVTAHVDNEQRIMAPLDAAELAALDAGLRRLLAMLEAADG from the coding sequence ATGAGCACAGATCGACGAGCGGATGCGGTAGACGCCATCCTCGCGCAATGGCGCCGCGAGCGCCCGGACCTGCAACTCGGCCCCATGGGCAGCATCGGCCGGCTCAAGCGCTGCGCCACCCTGCTCGGCCGGCGCCTGGACGAAACCTTCGCCACCTTCGGCCTGAGCGCCTGGGAGTTCGACGTGCTGGCGACCCTGCGCCGCTCCGGTGCGCCCTACTGCCTGGCGCCGACCGAGCTGTTCGCCACCCTGATGGTCACCTCCGGCACCATGACCCACCGCCTGAAGAGCCTGGAGGCCAGCGGCTGGGTGCAGCGCGAGGCCAACCCGGCGGACGCGCGCAGCCTGCTGGTGCGCCTGACCGACGACGGCAAGGCGCTGATCGACCGCGCGGTGACGGCCCACGTGGACAACGAGCAGCGGATCATGGCGCCGCTGGACGCCGCCGAACTGGCAGCACTGGACGCCGGCCTGAGGCGCCTGCTGGCGATGCTGGAGGCGGCGGACGGCTGA